DNA sequence from the Spirochaeta cellobiosiphila DSM 17781 genome:
CCACAAAAACTAAGGTGTGACAATGGACCAGAATACATTAGTGATGCTCTTAAAAGTTGGAGTAGAAAAAACTGTATCGAACTATCTTTTATCCAGAAAGGGAAGCCAACACAGAATGCTTACATTGAAAGATTTAATAGAACTGCTAGACATGAATGGCTAGAGTTGAATATCTTCAAATCTATCTATCATGCACAAGAACTTGCGACAAGATGGATGTGGATATACAATAATGAAAGACCTCATTCGTCTTTGGGCGGCATTACCCCTAGAATGGTTTTAAATAATTCTACAAATTACTCCTGTTAATAATGGGGGGATTACAGGGCTTTGTTTTGCATTGTCACAATTTAAAATAAAAATACTTGCTTGTGCTATAGATATTTATATAGAATCATAATGATGAAAATAAAAATATACTTAATAATTGTTCATATTATTCTCCTAAGCTGGTTGTT
Encoded proteins:
- a CDS encoding integrase core domain-containing protein, coding for PQKLRCDNGPEYISDALKSWSRKNCIELSFIQKGKPTQNAYIERFNRTARHEWLELNIFKSIYHAQELATRWMWIYNNERPHSSLGGITPRMVLNNSTNYSC